The Gigantopelta aegis isolate Gae_Host chromosome 3, Gae_host_genome, whole genome shotgun sequence genome segment tgttgtatccaagtttgttacaggtttgtaatgTAACCAAAATTGGTGTCCATTTGATGTCCTACAATTGGCACATTAAACGCGGTGGTTTGTTCTCtccatgggaaagtgcatatacataaTCCAGGGATAGGGAGGGGACGGGACGTATCCtattggtaaagcgctggccCGGTGCGCCGTCTATCTGGGAAGtagctatgtctcgttccagccagtgcactacgactggtatatcaaagaggTCGTGGTTTGGTgaatataaagatcccttgctactaatcgaaatatgtagttttataagtcaaaattaccaaagtgtttgacattcaatatccgatgattaataaataaatgtggtgtcgttaaacagaacaaactttaactttgttgcTTGAAGATAGGGGTATCGTATGTCACTGCTAATGGTGTTTTATTCGAAGaggttaaataataataataataataataataataataataataattgtagcTGTAACAATCATACAACATACGTTTAGTTACAATAAATCGAATTATTCACAAGTAATTGAATTCAAATATCGCTAATCCCGTTTCGCTCTAACCAAAGGTAGGAAGAGGTATTTTGCAAACTTTATACtttatttggtaaaaaaaaatcaattactgGAGTGCATAATACAAAGGACCTATGTATAATGTACGGAGGTACGGTAATGAGGGCAAAATAACACATCACACACCAACAGGTCAAAGCTGTCTGTTTATTAGTTAatttaccttttaaaacatCTCTATTTTCAAATTGTACTTAATAATAGTATTTCTCAAAAGTTAGTAAAACCATCACCCATAacttattaatcaatgtacaggatgaattttataaacaaaataatacttttaaataaataaattatataatttataaccaGTTCTATGTTTTAGAATTCACACGAAGTAGTGCCACCAAGTGGCATTTCTAAGACGTTATTTGATTAGGCTGATCCACTTTCGTAAAGGAGACTTCATGCAATATATGTAGTcgcttaaaaattataataggtACATTCACTTGTAAAATCCAATCTAGCGAGTGTTCTCGGACGGTCTGCTTCCGGAATCTGCAATAGTTTATGGTGGGTATCGTTAACTTATTAAAGTCTGTATTCCATGGTTATTGCAACACAGTTGCAGACGATCGGCGATGGATATGAGAGGTTGAAACCTTTTAAAGTTGGCAGATCTGTATGCGACGGTCTGCGTGCATCCGGAAccattacatattttatggaaaccaggaTTAACTTTCCTTGAGCAAACCATAAATCGCTGATGCTATTTGAGTAGAATAGTTGAGGCTCAGGCGGGTAAAAGAAAGGAACATGTTGGACACATCGTCTCCCCATAATGCTGCTTTAACATGCACTCATTTGCAATTTTCATCGGAATGACTAACTACAGACCAACAAGACGAGTACAAATGTTGCTCCAATAAGAAATGAGTATTATTGTTcattatatgttatgcattagACGTTTCTACCACAAAACGTAATATACGTCGCCAATACAAGTACGAAATGGTTTGTCTTAAGAACTGAATCCGCTGATGACTTCCCACGAACGGACTTTACAGCAAAATTGATTTCGTTCACAAATTTGGACGACTTGGACTGAAAGCCCTCCATATCTTTGCTTCTGATACTGAAATATCCCCTCCGTTTGCACTCGTCTATTACACTGCTGGAATTTGGAAATATGTAGTGAGTCAGGTTTTCTGGAAATGGGGGAGGTGGCGGTGGTTTTGAACACTGGCACTGTGATGACGTGTCGGTTGGCATGACAGCCGGTTTGATGTTTTGGGTCGAGCTATTGGCTGCTGATGACGTCAGATAGGCCGACGTCTCGTGGGAGTCGTGCCGAACTTCGAGACTTCGGGTTTTCTTCTCCACTTCTGACACGTTATCTGAAGGAAACACACAACAATTAAACATGTACAAGAATTTGTAGGCCCAGTAACTGAATGTAAATTAGCACGCGCgcgcatgtatgtgtgtgcgtgcgtgtgtgtaaatgagtgtttgtgttttaataaaacGTTCAAGTGAAAACACATGCAGCACATTTATGTGGGGGACATTAATAGTCCATGCAAACTAAGCATAAATTGTAGCATATTTAATTGCAtgcaaatttgtaaaaaaagagATACAACTATTTGATACTAATTTAATTGTATGTATCTGCAAATGCAATAATGTACTTCGTTTGGACATAAGTGCAAAGACGAACGaggaattattttacaaaacagcAATGCATGAAACGACGAAAAAGACGATAAactaatattttacaaacaaatatgattatagTTCACAGAAAAAGTATGGGAAGAAATACTAATCAGTTTCGGTATCTGGTTTTGGGAAAACATTGGTGGTGTGTCTTATGTGTGCCTTCTATGCGTTCTTACTCACGTTTGTTACGACACGCATCAATGGAAAACAATTCAAAGTAACCAGTTTTCATGAAAACCTGATGGATGGGGAGAACAGATAGGTGTCATAAACAAGTGAGTAAAGGTcggtatctgtctgtgatatttgtgtttttgcacagttctttgcaatgtttttgtttaaatcttgaatttttgtattgatgttgagcatcaccttatttgtttccattgccatggtttgacacccgatggccgatgtatttttcgtgctggggtgttgttaaacattcattcattcattcattcattgataaacattcattcattcattgataaaCAAGATAAGAACATGATGTGTATGTACTTGTAGTTTTGTAGGTTTATGTAAGCATTCCACCTCACTCATTAACACTggttgaggggcgggacgtagcccagtgctgaagtgctcacttgatgcgcgttcggtctaggatcgatccccgtcggtgggcccgttggattatttctcgttaaacccagtgcaccacgaccggtatatcaaaggcactggtatgtgatatcctgtctgtggtatggtgcatatgcAAGATCCCATGGTACTAATGGGAACATGTAATGGGTTTCTTcccaaagactatatgtcaaaatgaccaaatgtatgacatccaatacccgatgattaataagtcaatgtgtgtgctctagtggtttcattaaaaaaaaacccacaattttaACACTGACTGTGTATCGTGGGACGAGTGATACTATAGTATGAGTTATTGAAGATTGGTTGGATTGGTAATCCTGTATTAAAACTCATCACATTTAAGTCATCATGAAGCAGACGGCATTATGTTTTGTCAGGAGTGGGTATAACATctataaatatagaacaacTTCAAAATTACTATTGAACTGCAAATGAAACCATACACATTTTAAGCAGAgaactatttatttattcgtttgtttatttatttatttattatttatttatttatttattgatgtgAAATACTTTAATGtttgccatcttgtcaaaatataggtataaatatattatgtacctCGTATGCCGTGGTTTACGgcctgagagtaaataaagttcagttcagttcagttcagttcagtcacagagattattaaaatgtgtcaaTTATGTACTGATTCAAAGAAAGTGCGtaacgtagcccagcggtaaaacatttgcttgatatgcggtctgtctgagatcgatccccgttggtgggttcattgggttatttctcgttccagccagtgcaccacaactgttatatcaaaggtcatggtatgtgggatgttgtatataaaagatcgctttgctaccaatggaaaaatgtggcgggtttctaagactatgtgtcaaaattaccaaatgtttgatatccaatagctgatgattaataaatcaatgtgctctagacaaaacaaaacaaactttaaaaataaattaccgAATATTTTGcatccagtagcagatgattaatacatcagtgtgatctagtggtgtcgataaacaaaacaaactttgattcaATGAAACGCGATAAACACAAACTAATAGCAGGACGGATTGCTGGACATGAAATGTTTCACTAGTAGCTATTTTAAAAAGTCTGCctattttcaactctatcctcccACCACCCCTTCTGTATTGGACCCagccactggcgaagtcagagactgtgcccgggagagacgtgcttgaatcttaattgaatataggcacgttaatatgttgTCCAATCCAGACAGGGGGAGACACACATATATCAACAACGCCCTCGACGTGCCACTCCAAACCTATGTAATCCAGACATAAAGAGACACATATATCGACAACGCCCTCGACGTGCCACTCCAAACCTATATAATCCAGACATGAATAGAGACACATATATCGACAACACCCTCGACGTGCCACTCCAAACCTATATAATCCAGACATGAATAGAGGACACATATATCGACAACGCCCTCGACGTGCCACTCCAAACCTATATAGCGTTTTGCAAAGCATGTAGTTATTGTCACCGTGCTATAATTGCAACTTTgtaacaatacagtttatatatttatttttatataggaATGCAttaattggtaatctgacgtccgccatatatacattaatatagTCTCTACTAAAGCTAGGTTCATACTTCTCTGCCGACACTGGTCGGCGGGTACCCGGCACACTCCGTCGTGATTGTGTTCATACTCAGTCCGCTTTCCTCAAGCTCGCCGTTCAACAGACGAGTGCATTTCGGTATTTTCACGTGCGTTTTTTTACGGCTGACAATTCATACTTTACATGTTGTCGTGATCCGCGCTATAAatcatcaaatatatatatataactacatgGTATTGATAATGGGCTACCAAATTTCTATGAAtgtgttaaaaaacatattatccATAGTGTTtaattgaattaattttttttaacctacatgtaatatttCTAAGACATGTGAATGCTTACcgacattttaatatacttttacatACCTAAATAACTTAACATGTATGCTTATTGACATAGATGTGTAAAGTTTGTCATTTCAACGGGTTTTAGGTAAGcagtatacataatattatacaaaaacaattatttatgcaGGATAATAAGGTGTGATTGGGGCGTCAACAGTAGATTTGTCACTAACTACAATGTAGTTTCATACGAAAGGGGCTTAAGTTATAATTCATGACTGAACTGTAAAATAGATTTTAGATTTGGTATACCTGGATAGGTTCCCATCTGTTTCTCTATGTTTTACATGGTCGGATAGGAAACTCAGTAAGTCGTAGTATTTCCATTTGTGTTTTGTAATGGCAGGATCACCACGTTGGACCATTTACATTTGGTGTATTGATCCCGCAAATACTTTCCCTCCACGatctttattttcaaaaatactgCCTACTGCAATCTACGATTGTTTTGTCCGTCCATGGCCCCTGTATTGTGGTAAACTGGTATCATACAGGTTTGGATACTTACGATTACGAACTTCGTTAATGAGAAGTTCGTCTTCTAACGAAGAAAGGGGAGCTTTTTTAACGCCAGCCATCTTTATTTTTACCTCAACAAAGcagaaagataaataaaattcatctcgGGCGGATTGGAAACGGATTACCCGTGCGAACGCTAAAAACATGTCAGTTTCACTCGCTTCGCTACGTCATCTTGCGTGCGCCTTCAGCGCGAGTTTATTTGACGGATTTTTGTTGTCGGCAACCTTGCGGCGACCTAAATTTCCGTTCCGTATGGAGGTCGGCGAGAGAAGTATGAATCAACCTTTAGTTAGCGATCCGCCAAGCTGACCAATTAGTTTCATGCAATAAGAATAATTTACGAGCATTCAAAGacacaatgtattttaattgttgtCTCGGGTATTAGAAAGAAGGAAAATGCTAACGTGCCCATATTCAcggaaggttcaggcacgtccatcctaGGTACGAGTTCTGATTTGCGCCAGATCTCCTGTCCAGGACATAATTCGGGTATTGTAGGTAGTCTTGGTGGTATATCATGACAACTAAATATCCCTTCATGGATACGTGTTTTTGTATGTTTCTTATAAATAAGGGCCCTCAGCCATTGATGTCAGACTCGAGGAGACCAGGTTctgttcacacgccttgaagttctctaacaaagcacaaactctactggaagatcCGAGTGCCATTACTATAACCAAGAGTTTGATTCATAATCATACCTTACTGTTACATGCTGGAgttgttcatttatttaaatacgCCAGAAATATGAAGATATGAGctacacaatattaatattcagaAACGCACCAACGAAAATATAGTTGTGAAAAGTTAATTTATTCACTATATATTGTATTGTGccataatacaaaaataataatataatataaaatctaCAAATACATTTGTATCAAAAGTATCAAAATGAGGTATGGATGCACGTAGTGCTTGATAAATGTGTGGTTCCATGCTAAGGGTTTTCTCACACTTAATATAATATTGCAGTATAACGAAGAATAAAGGTATCCGAGTTCTGCCTCATTcgtatataaaaaacaacaatgtacaATAATGATACTGAACACTTATTCGATGCTATACGTTAAAACTGAAATCCTAATTCGGAAAAAATGTCATCAAACCGTTATTAGCAAACTGCAGATGGTTTGAATATTGAAACGGAAGAAATTCTGGTTTAGATAGAAACTAAAGTGTTTGGACATTCTGTGATAGAGGAGATTGAAGAAAAAATCGAATTTTATACTTGTATTCCCACAATTAATTGAATCAAGTAACACATTTTACCATTGTAATCCATCGATTTTCAAACTAGTCCTGTTATTACGCAACCTAAGTATCAGGGGCACATTTttctaaacatcgtaagtttacgtctgctactagcagttataccggacatGCGTTTACACGCATTTGGCGTCCATTTCACGcagaacattacatcattacggaagctggagtattttaaggacaaaagaaattaaaatatgtgttcttcaaactatatttgttggactataatagtaataagaatggTTGGTTTAGTAGtcgatttacgtttacgtgcaaaactaggcttacaatgttttgtgaaattgggcccagagGTGTTACTAACATATACACGTCCCTACGTTGCTACAGCAAAACGTTAATGGTTAGGTTGTCTTGTACCGAATCAATAATTGGTAAACATATTCTGTCATGTGACGTATAGCCAACTGATTTTCTTTaaccttttttttgttgtaggCTGTTTTGTTAGTGTGTTCCGTAAGGAATgcgaaaataaaatgaattgatcTGAATCATTATTATGACATgtctaacgttttttgtttccAGCGATCCATTAGAAAGCAATTTCACTGGAACTTGTATTAAGTGCTAGTTTGCGATTTGATGTATCATCTTTCTGCATATTTTCGTGCTGCATATCGTTACTAAATGTCATCCAGTGATAACTTACCTTTAAACAAAAGCTGACATTAAAATCCAAATAACAAGAACGAAATGTCCAACAGTGAAGACAAACACAACTTCATGAGTGAACATTTTCAAGTTTTCAACTTATCGTATAGAAAGTGTAGTTCAGATTCAGTTCGTATTAACCAACTATATCTCACTACTGACTCTGCAACATGTTACTTTCTATTAATCGCTGGGCGCTAAATTACATACTTTGCTACAATAGTTTTCTCGTAATCGAAAATCGTTTTTGGAATACTAATCCTTCCCCATTCATTAACAGATGCTAGGTTGTCCTCTTAGAaatcttgttttcttttcatgtgATTTCATTGTGGCTCAAGAAATAGCACATTTCagattaaaaatgtacatatagTTTGTAATTTATTTGGGAGACAACTGTCCCTTTGTATCCCCTACTAGTTCCCTGGTACTTCAACACTTGCACACCAAGCGATTCTTCGGAACTATCGTGACAGCAATGCAAGTATCGATAGTGTCAGCTGTTCATTGTAGATTAATGATATCGATAATGTCGGCACTATTCgatgaataaaaaaacaatggaAGATAGTTATGTTAAGACATATTGTGGGGAATACCAAGGAATATATTGAATTATGAAAGTTCAGAATTCTAGAAATCGAACCTTGTCATACTCGGTGATTTTTAATGCTTGTTTTTGTGTAGTTTATCTGTGAATCTTAGCACGATGCATACTGATTATGGAAGTTTTAAGCGATAGTAACCATGACCTACTATATGCATTTCTCTTTGAAGTCCATTATATTTGTTCTTTGTAAAATTATACTACAGATGTGGTTTTCAAACTTAAACTGATTGACATTATCACAGCAAGAATATCTACAACAAAATCTGTAATATCACCtaattgtttatgttttttaaactgtatcaAAGTCACATTCAGTAGGCCTAATATTAACCAAGGGTGCGCTTTGATCTGACGAGTGCCATTCAGTATCACGAATATATCTGGTATAAGCAGAGGTTACTCTTCTCCATGGCAGTGATGTTGAGCAAGATTCATTATTGTgagataaacaaacaacataaaaccaTCTACGGTCACTGCAGTTAAAAACCCTTCAGTGAAACCTTTCTCCAAGAGTCTGAGGTAAGAACTGTTTGGATTGGCAGAGTGAGTCACGCATCAACCAATCATTGCACACAAATTCTGAAATACTAAACATAGGACCAATCAGCTGGGCGGTTTCTTTATAGTGGACGGTTTTGAATCATGGCTGCCTTTTGTGGGCGGCGTTTCGCTTCTACGTTGGTCTGCATACTCTCTTAGAATGGGAAGTAATGCTGACCCTTTCGAACCGTTTAACTCTGTGGatagaaaaaaagaggaaaactCAGGTGTGGCATGCCTCATGCATGGTTAGTGGTTTTAACCTGGTACACAGTCATTTTAACACATAAATTAAATCCAAGAGTCTGTTGGGGATTTCATTATTTTACTCTGGTAACAGACACATTTGTATCACAGAATAACCTTGCTTAGGTGTCATCtataagttttataaaaatcaTACTTAAACATGATTATGATGTCAAAACTGTATTAAGCAGCCGCCTAATAacgaaatgttaaaaataattgcaTCATAAGGCATTTGTTAGCTGGTTTGGAGTAATTTTAAAACAGGTCTGACCGTATATTAAGCATTTGAAAGTTATTTTTCTTcctttgttatgtttttaacagatgttttgtttgtaaaacgTATTCTCTGAAAGGTACCAAGTAAAAACTGAATTTGTGCATAGGCTAACCATGCAACAGATTAAAGTAGGAGGCAGCTTGGCAGCCATTCAAACAACAGGAAGCTGATGAGCAGAGAACGTCattcaagaaacaaaagaaaaggaatggGAAAGAACCATGCAGGTGTCAAATGTCTTGATTGTGAAATcctcaaacatttaatatgtaatcacTATTTCGTAacactacataaaaataatattatgtacagaAACCATCTGTTCCATATGTTATgttaatactgaacaaaatatttaaacgtAGAACCAGTATTATAACTGCAATGCTTCAGTAGATTTTCTCCCCTACTTTGAAtatcaacggtcatggtatatactgtcatGGTATGTATTGTCGTGTCCATGTCAAATAGTATATACAATATTGCTGTTTTTCGGCAGGAGTTACTGTAGCCACTCTCTGTTTCCGTATCTGTTggtcttccccccccccccccctcctcccaaaTTCCGAAGTAAACCAACATAAGATATagttgtaatttaaaatgtatacacgTTCTGTTCATTTCCTGCTACATCTGAGGCCGATCGATCGCTGTCGCTTGCTTGACCAATTCTGTGTCCATCAAACATTAGATAAATGTGATGTGATTGAAGATGATGGTACCAGCGAACGTGTTCGCGAGCGCTCATTATCCCGGACATGCTACAGTTTCTCCTGAAATTTACTTACCAGCTAACTTGGGGAATATTTCCTCCAGCAATACTATTCTGGCTTCAAGGATTTCGTAATGTTCTTTGAGAGACCGCGATGTGTTGAGTTCCTTCTTCAGGTGGCCTATCTCAGTTTCTAGCACCATGATTCTGTCTGTCAGGTCCTCGATCTCCAAAGCTAGTTCTAAAagagaaacaaacacaaatagtTAGGGTCACAAAACGAGTATGGCCTGGACAGTCATGAAAATGCCAATAACTATccacagtacagtacataccatgttgCTTTGGATATACATACCATGTTGCTTTGGATATACATACTATGTTGTTTTGGATATACATACTATGTTGTTTTGGATATACATACTATGTTGTTTTGGATATACATACTGTTGTTTTGAATATGATTTAGTgcattaacatatttacagAAGACAATATGTTTCTTTAACAGGAAAAAATACGTTTAGGGAAAATTCTAGAGAAGGAAATggcttgtttaacgacgcactcaacacattttatttacggttatatggcgtcaaaaaCTTCTAGGGAAGACGGTTTATCCGTTTCAATATCAACTcaaaactctattaacgtgcccatataccacagaggtttcagGCACGTCTGTCTCAGGTTCGATCTCTGGCATAGCCTGTGACCTGACCTGGGACAGAGTTTTGATATCGAATTTCAACTTtgaacaaacgaaacaaaaatttCACCACCATAGCTTTACATACAAGAAAAAGACTGCCGACATAAAATGCTTCTGATTTCtcatattaatgtttaaattattatcgaGAAACATATGTAATGAATGCGTAATCAATATCTGGATTTGACAATTCCGAGGCGAAAAGATAACAATGCCAgtacaacaacaaaatttaacttaCGAGAGTTGTCTTCCTTTACTGTTTTTCCAGGTGGGCCTCTTGCTCCCGTTTTCCCGGGTTTTCCTGGACTGCCTGCTTTCCCGGTTGGCCCCATCGGTCCACGTGGTCCCGGTAGCCCTGGGGGACCAACAGGCCCCGGGGGCCCCAATTCTCTAGCCGACGCTGACTGTGTGATACCAGGTAAACCGGGAGACCCTGGGTATCCTGTTTGGCCTCTCTCACCCTTCGGACCCCTGGGACCACGAGGCCCAGCTGGACACTCGCAGTGTTCTAAAGACTTTGACTCGTCTAAGGACTCGGATTCCTCGGACAACTTGGCACCCTCTAAGGACTTTGATTCGTGAACACTGCGTAGAGCGTTTGGTAAAGACTGGCTGTAGGTCAGCTGAAATAGCAATGGTAACACTCGAATAGGGATTGACTGTGTgtcagatgaatggatgaatgaatggatggatggatggatggatgcatgcatggatgaatgaataaatgaatggataaaaagtaaagtttgttttatttaacgacgccactagagcacattgactttttttattttatcgtcggctattggacgtcaaacatgtggtcattctgacactgtttttttttataggaaacccgctgtcgccacataggctactcttttacgacaggcagtaagggatcttttatttgtgcttcccacgggcaggatagcacaaaccatggcctttgttgaaccagttatgggtcaatggtcggtgcaagtggtttacgcctacccattgagccttgcggagcactcactcagggtttggagtcggtatctgcattaaaaatcccatgcctcgacctggatccgaacccagtacctatcagcctgtagaccgatggcctaaccacgacgccaccgaggccggtaaatggatggataaatgaatgaatgaataaatggatggataaatgaacgaatgaatgactaacgacaccacagcataaagttaaacagtttaaaaacaatttgttgaacgacaccactagatcacactgattaattaatcatcggctattggatgtcaaacatttggtaattcggactcGTGGTCattacaggaaacccgctacatttttccattagcatcaagggatcttttatatgtacttttccacagacaggaaagcacataccatgggatttgtccagttttggtgcactggttggaatgagaaaaaaaacaatcagttgaatgaatccactcaggtggttcgatcctacgacgcaagcacctcaggtgcgCGCTCTGTCcgctgagctaaatccccctcCCCCTTAGCATAAATGAAATTGGCTGTTGGGTATCAGACACAGTTATTGAACGAATGAAAAccaatataaacatattatagCCAAATCAATGTAGAGAATTTGTTGTGTATGttattcacacaatttaacaaCGATAACACTATACCtaaaataacatacatttttaacacTACAGATTAAACATTAACCAAATACAACATAGAATagaaacatatattattataaatatatattacagatcaATGCTTTGCttctaatatgaattttaaact includes the following:
- the LOC121367703 gene encoding EMI domain-containing protein 1-like isoform X1 produces the protein MTGILCGLPASVAVICTLIGLCVQKGVASYNDHNGHWCPRVQTRLVTARCVQRTTWDWRSQNTYRSVYQPRKYTIVYRHVREVKWRCCPGFTGDNCADECFNCGTIDDIKMRLANTESIVRSLTYSQSLPNALRSVHESKSLEGAKLSEESESLDESKSLEHCECPAGPRGPRGPKGERGQTGYPGSPGLPGITQSASARELGPPGPVGPPGLPGPRGPMGPTGKAGSPGKPGKTGARGPPGKTVKEDNSQLALEIEDLTDRIMVLETEIGHLKKELNTSRSLKEHYEILEARIVLLEEIFPKLADNVSEVEKKTRSLEVRHDSHETSAYLTSSAANSSTQNIKPAVMPTDTSSQCQCSKPPPPPPFPENLTHYIFPNSSSVIDECKRRGYFSIRSKDMEGFQSKSSKFVNEINFAVKSVRGKSSADSVLKTNHFVLVLATYITFCGRNV
- the LOC121367703 gene encoding collagen alpha-1(XXVI) chain-like isoform X2, encoding MTGILCGLPASVAVICTLIGLCVQKGVASYNDHNGHWCPRVQTRLVTARCVQRTTWDWRSQNTYRSVYQPRKYTIVYRHVREVKWRCCPGFTGDNCADECFNCGTIDDIKMRLANTESIVRSLTYSQSLPNALRSVHESKSLEGAKLSEESESLDESKSLEHCECPAGPRGPRGPKGERGQTGYPGSPGLPGITQSASARELGPPGPVGPPGLPGPRGPMGPTGKAGSPGKPGKTGARGPPGKTVKEDNSQLALEIEDLTDRIMVLETEIGHLKKELNTSRSLKEHYEILEARIVLLEEIFPKLAELNGSKGSALLPILREYADQRRSETPPTKGSHDSKPSTIKKPPS